A stretch of the Bradyrhizobium sp. CCBAU 53351 genome encodes the following:
- a CDS encoding cytochrome P450, with protein sequence MKLSTYEPDALPPGARSLSYGLFCWLNRHITVLRAVGAVLRHWPAIGGWFGLAARASAVKDVLTRTRSFANTAHAANMVSGDYLIGMDPGPTYSDDRDLVHARLAALNVPADSDAEAQRRIKALSVRGAGGFDLIDEYLMWVVFHAMRPLFGAATGAVVAGSAADAAQGDVDEGLQRQYMLEIRYVAGQLLAGSLATLDLRRRAEACGDALQTRIDRVTGLIGAAWGVKSSSADIERNAVGLAWISHPVTVQSGALVVQELLGRTKVYEELRSKADKLGEPAVWTDPEFRKIVRNHVLELMRFRPIFPLLARDVPRDTEMKTGARHNAGCPGGGKVSLLSIAALFDPNAVPQSGRFCPERDWGKNDALRYLMFGYGYRQCPARDHAVEILTSALIGLLTLPRLQLARGEGKAIAYDGPLMLCMRMCTT encoded by the coding sequence ATGAAACTCTCGACCTATGAACCCGACGCGTTGCCGCCGGGAGCACGCAGCCTCTCCTATGGTCTGTTCTGCTGGCTCAATCGCCACATTACGGTCTTGCGTGCGGTCGGTGCAGTGCTTCGGCACTGGCCAGCCATTGGCGGCTGGTTCGGCCTGGCGGCACGCGCCAGTGCGGTCAAGGATGTGCTGACGCGCACGCGCAGCTTCGCCAATACGGCGCATGCGGCCAACATGGTCTCTGGCGACTACCTCATCGGGATGGATCCCGGGCCGACCTATTCGGACGATCGGGACCTGGTCCATGCGCGGTTGGCGGCTCTGAACGTCCCCGCCGATTCCGATGCCGAGGCGCAGCGGCGCATCAAGGCTCTGAGCGTGCGCGGCGCGGGCGGCTTCGACCTGATCGATGAGTATCTGATGTGGGTCGTGTTCCACGCCATGCGGCCGCTGTTCGGCGCGGCAACGGGCGCTGTGGTGGCGGGGTCGGCGGCCGACGCTGCGCAGGGCGATGTCGACGAGGGCTTGCAGCGACAATACATGCTCGAGATCCGCTATGTTGCGGGGCAACTGCTGGCCGGCAGCTTGGCGACGCTCGATCTTCGGCGACGGGCGGAAGCCTGCGGGGATGCGCTGCAGACGCGGATCGATCGCGTGACCGGCCTCATCGGCGCCGCCTGGGGCGTCAAGAGCTCCTCCGCCGACATTGAACGAAACGCGGTCGGTCTTGCCTGGATCTCGCACCCTGTCACCGTCCAGTCGGGCGCTCTCGTCGTCCAGGAGCTTTTGGGACGAACGAAGGTCTACGAGGAGCTGCGATCGAAGGCCGACAAGCTCGGCGAGCCCGCCGTCTGGACCGATCCCGAGTTCCGCAAGATCGTGCGCAACCATGTGCTCGAGCTGATGCGCTTCCGGCCGATCTTTCCGCTGCTGGCGCGCGACGTGCCGCGCGACACGGAAATGAAAACCGGGGCGCGGCACAACGCCGGATGTCCTGGCGGTGGTAAGGTCTCGCTGCTGTCGATCGCAGCGCTGTTCGATCCCAACGCCGTTCCCCAGAGCGGTCGCTTCTGCCCGGAGCGCGATTGGGGCAAGAACGATGCCTTGCGCTATCTCATGTTCGGATACGGCTACCGCCAATGTCCCGCGCGGGATCACGCGGTGGAGATCCTGACCAGCGCGCTGATTGGCCTGCTCACCTTGCCGCGGCTGCAACTGGCGCGCGGTGAAGGCAAGGCCATCGCCTATGACGGGCCGCTGATGCTGTGCATGCGGATGTGTACGACCTGA
- a CDS encoding Dyp-type peroxidase domain-containing protein: MKHAPRLSEQSHDIQGMLKSGFGWLKSSRFWLLTIRDGREDQARAWLARLVDSKLVVSAKCVAKGKTKGKTKGKTKGKTEPEASIGEAVSVAFSFAGLKKLGCTEAETHPFPTPFSSGMGSALRQDLLRDAPRDDWRWSDVEGASGRQTVHILVAQWWVLDATARMEEPDPAVFIVETVENNPCSFADGQLREPFGFRDGLAQPVIRDLRDEEGATPQQARKDAGKLYEDRVVEPGEFILGYRNEYDELTYCPNVNEWPQTEDRFTLNGSYLAVRQIEQYVDAFRQFEAANGLPTCEKLMGRRKDGMPLGWQGPPGSNSAADAFRYRVEDANGFVCPKGAHIRRSNPRDSLGIDVPSSIKSSKLHRLLRRGRPYREKTETGHREGIFFIACNADLERQFEFIHQRWLQNPRFGTLEKQDDPIVGSQAGGKSFTIPGSPSGGEVTLASFTGARGGGYFFLPGIAALKFIAGAKIGATHRLEAAAS, encoded by the coding sequence ATGAAGCACGCTCCGCGCCTCTCCGAGCAAAGCCACGACATCCAGGGCATGCTGAAGAGCGGCTTCGGCTGGCTCAAATCCAGCCGCTTCTGGCTGCTGACGATCCGCGACGGCCGCGAGGATCAGGCGCGGGCCTGGCTCGCGCGTCTCGTCGACAGCAAGCTGGTCGTCAGCGCCAAATGCGTCGCCAAGGGCAAGACTAAGGGCAAGACCAAGGGCAAGACCAAGGGCAAGACGGAGCCGGAAGCGTCGATCGGGGAGGCGGTGTCGGTCGCCTTCAGCTTCGCGGGGCTGAAGAAGCTCGGCTGTACCGAGGCCGAGACGCATCCGTTCCCGACGCCTTTCAGCTCCGGCATGGGCAGCGCGTTGCGCCAGGATCTGTTGAGAGACGCTCCGCGCGATGACTGGCGCTGGTCGGATGTCGAGGGCGCCAGCGGCCGCCAGACCGTTCACATTCTCGTTGCGCAATGGTGGGTGCTCGACGCAACCGCGCGCATGGAGGAGCCGGACCCGGCAGTGTTCATCGTCGAGACCGTCGAGAACAATCCTTGCTCGTTTGCGGATGGCCAATTGCGTGAGCCGTTCGGCTTCCGCGACGGCCTCGCCCAACCCGTGATCCGCGATCTCCGGGACGAGGAGGGAGCGACCCCGCAGCAGGCCCGAAAGGACGCCGGCAAGCTTTATGAGGATCGTGTCGTCGAGCCCGGCGAATTCATTCTGGGCTATCGCAACGAGTACGACGAGCTCACCTACTGCCCCAACGTGAATGAATGGCCGCAAACGGAAGACCGCTTCACGCTGAACGGGAGTTATCTGGCGGTCCGGCAGATCGAGCAGTATGTCGATGCGTTCAGGCAGTTCGAAGCCGCCAATGGCTTACCGACCTGCGAAAAACTGATGGGACGTCGGAAGGACGGCATGCCGCTCGGCTGGCAGGGGCCTCCAGGGTCGAATTCGGCGGCCGACGCCTTCCGCTATCGCGTCGAGGACGCCAATGGCTTCGTCTGTCCGAAGGGCGCGCATATCCGCCGGTCCAACCCGCGCGATTCCCTCGGGATCGACGTGCCATCGAGCATCAAATCATCGAAGCTGCACCGGCTGCTCCGCCGCGGGCGGCCCTATCGCGAGAAGACCGAGACCGGACATCGCGAAGGCATCTTTTTCATCGCGTGCAATGCCGATCTCGAGCGTCAGTTCGAATTCATCCACCAGCGCTGGCTGCAAAATCCGCGTTTCGGCACGCTCGAGAAGCAGGACGATCCGATCGTGGGGTCGCAGGCCGGCGGCAAGAGCTTCACCATTCCGGGATCGCCGAGCGGCGGCGAGGTCACGCTGGCTTCGTTCACCGGCGCGCGCGGAGGCGGCTACTTCTTCCTGCCCGGGATCGCAGCACTGAAATTCATCGCCGGCGCGAAGATCGGCGCAACGCACCGCCTTGAAGCGGCCGCCTCCTGA
- a CDS encoding arginyltransferase, which yields MTQHSRDTPQFYLTAPSPCPYLPGRHERKVFTHLVGERAGDLNDLLTHGGFRRSQSIAYRPACDQCRACVSVRVVANEFRPSRNFRKVMARNADIIGEQRSAVPTSEQYSVFRAYLDARHRHGGMADMTVLDYAMMVEDSHVETRIIEYRKRGPDSGITGRGEELIAVALTDVLSDGLSMVYSFFEPGQVSRSMGTFMILDHIARARRQGLPYVYLGYWIEGSKKMDYKARFLPQQRLAPSGWLRIDAQGDAASEPQD from the coding sequence TTGACCCAGCACTCGCGCGACACCCCCCAATTTTACCTGACGGCGCCCTCCCCGTGCCCCTATCTGCCGGGCCGGCATGAGCGCAAGGTGTTTACGCACCTCGTGGGTGAGCGCGCCGGCGACCTCAATGACCTCCTGACCCATGGCGGCTTCCGCCGCAGCCAGTCGATCGCCTACCGGCCGGCCTGCGACCAGTGCCGCGCCTGCGTTTCAGTCCGGGTCGTCGCCAACGAGTTCCGCCCCTCCCGCAACTTCCGCAAGGTGATGGCGCGCAATGCCGATATCATCGGCGAGCAGCGCAGCGCGGTGCCGACCTCCGAGCAATATTCCGTATTCCGTGCCTATCTCGACGCCCGCCACCGCCACGGCGGTATGGCCGACATGACGGTGCTCGACTACGCCATGATGGTCGAGGACAGCCACGTCGAGACCCGCATCATCGAGTATCGCAAGCGCGGCCCCGACAGCGGCATCACCGGCCGCGGCGAGGAGCTGATCGCGGTCGCGCTCACGGACGTCCTCAGCGACGGCCTGTCGATGGTCTATTCGTTCTTCGAGCCGGGCCAGGTCTCACGCTCGATGGGCACCTTCATGATCCTCGACCACATCGCTCGCGCCCGCAGGCAGGGACTGCCTTACGTCTATCTCGGCTATTGGATCGAGGGCTCCAAGAAGATGGACTACAAGGCCCGCTTCCTGCCGCAGCAGCGCCTCGCCCCCTCGGGCTGGCTGCGCATCGACGCCCAGGGCGATGCGGCATCCGAGCCGCAGGACTGA
- a CDS encoding RDD family protein, with product MSYSDSGNAWRNDGGVQPHAYDPYLHPEQFRGVATRRAFAFLIDMVVISVPVILGYLFIALFGVVTLGLGWALFWLAWPASVIWAIVYYGACIGGPSSATIGMRLMDLELRTWYGAPGYFVLGATHAVLFWVTVSFLTPFVVLVGPFNSRRRLLHDFVLGTVVVNNSVRAPVPQASRTW from the coding sequence ATGTCGTATTCGGACTCGGGCAATGCCTGGCGCAATGACGGCGGGGTGCAACCGCACGCCTACGACCCCTATTTGCACCCGGAACAGTTCCGCGGCGTCGCGACGCGCCGGGCCTTCGCCTTCCTGATCGACATGGTCGTGATCTCGGTGCCGGTGATCCTCGGCTACCTCTTCATCGCGTTGTTCGGCGTGGTCACGCTGGGCCTCGGCTGGGCGCTGTTCTGGCTGGCCTGGCCGGCCTCGGTGATCTGGGCCATCGTCTATTATGGCGCCTGCATCGGCGGTCCTTCGTCGGCGACGATCGGCATGCGGCTGATGGATCTGGAGCTGCGCACCTGGTACGGCGCGCCCGGCTATTTCGTGCTCGGGGCCACCCATGCCGTGCTGTTCTGGGTGACCGTCTCGTTCCTGACGCCCTTCGTGGTGCTGGTCGGCCCGTTCAACAGCCGCCGGCGCCTGCTGCACGATTTCGTGCTGGGAACGGTCGTGGTCAACAATTCCGTCCGCGCGCCGGTGCCGCAGGCTTCGCGGACCTGGTGA
- the hemB gene encoding porphobilinogen synthase, translated as MAIKYGRPIELREVSRSEGTAVPHALDLTVRPRRNRKAEWARRMVRENVLTTDDLIWPLFLIDGNNKREQVASMPGVERLSVDQAVREAERAMKLTIPCIALFPYTEPSLRDEEGSEATNPNNLVCQAVRAIKKEFPEIGLLCDVALDPFTSHGHDGLISDGRILNDETVAVLVRQALVQAEAGCDIIAPSDMMDGRVAAIREGLDRAGQSHVQIMAYAAKYASAFYGPFRDAIGSAKTLTGDKRTYQMDSANSDEALREVELDIAEGADMVMVKPGMPYLDVVRRVKDTFAMPTFAYQVSGEYAMIAAAANNGWLDGERAMMESLLAFKRAGADGVLSYFAPKAAEKLRTQG; from the coding sequence ATGGCGATCAAATACGGACGTCCGATCGAATTGCGCGAGGTTTCGCGCAGCGAGGGCACCGCGGTGCCCCATGCCCTCGATCTGACCGTCCGGCCGCGCCGCAACCGCAAGGCCGAATGGGCCCGGCGCATGGTGCGGGAGAACGTGCTCACCACCGACGATTTGATCTGGCCGCTGTTCCTGATCGACGGCAACAACAAGCGCGAGCAGGTCGCCTCGATGCCCGGCGTCGAGCGCCTCAGCGTCGACCAGGCGGTGCGCGAGGCCGAGCGCGCCATGAAGCTCACCATCCCCTGCATCGCGCTGTTTCCCTACACCGAGCCGTCCTTGCGCGACGAGGAAGGCTCCGAGGCGACCAACCCGAACAATCTGGTCTGCCAGGCCGTGCGCGCGATCAAGAAGGAGTTTCCGGAGATCGGCCTGCTCTGCGACGTCGCGCTCGATCCCTTCACCAGCCACGGCCATGACGGCCTGATCTCCGACGGCAGAATCTTGAACGACGAGACGGTCGCCGTGCTGGTGCGCCAGGCCCTGGTGCAGGCCGAAGCCGGTTGCGACATCATCGCGCCCTCGGACATGATGGACGGCCGCGTCGCCGCCATCCGCGAGGGGCTGGATCGCGCAGGCCAGTCCCACGTGCAGATCATGGCCTATGCGGCCAAATACGCCTCCGCCTTCTACGGCCCGTTCCGCGATGCCATCGGCTCGGCCAAGACGCTGACCGGCGACAAGCGCACCTACCAGATGGACAGCGCCAATTCCGACGAGGCCCTGCGCGAGGTCGAGCTCGACATCGCCGAGGGCGCCGACATGGTGATGGTGAAGCCCGGCATGCCCTATCTCGACGTGGTCCGCCGCGTGAAGGACACCTTCGCGATGCCGACCTTCGCCTACCAGGTCTCGGGCGAATACGCGATGATCGCGGCCGCCGCGAACAACGGCTGGCTCGACGGCGAGCGCGCGATGATGGAGAGCCTTTTGGCGTTCAAGCGCGCCGGCGCCGACGGGGTGCTGAGCTATTTTGCGCCGAAGGCGGCGGAGAAGCTGCGGACGCAGGGGTAA
- a CDS encoding DUF6163 family protein, which translates to MSEISTRDGARDGARDTARDNAMSVAAISSERAESDDNVWTRRLVLFLRVMALLSILKGLYHWAQVTGFVGGEDEAFENQAMAWQAATVYFAVIELVAAVGLWLATPWGAVVWLTTVVSMAVIELMFPGIYGGSLIVVGVEAFMLAAYLALAWMAARERPP; encoded by the coding sequence ATGTCCGAGATTTCCACCCGCGATGGCGCCCGCGACGGCGCTAGGGACACTGCCAGAGACAATGCGATGTCCGTCGCTGCGATCTCGTCGGAGCGGGCCGAGTCCGACGACAATGTCTGGACGCGCCGCCTGGTGCTGTTCCTGCGGGTGATGGCGCTGCTCTCGATCCTGAAAGGTCTCTATCACTGGGCGCAGGTCACGGGCTTTGTCGGCGGCGAGGACGAGGCGTTCGAGAACCAGGCGATGGCCTGGCAGGCCGCGACGGTCTACTTCGCCGTGATCGAGCTCGTCGCCGCGGTCGGCCTGTGGCTGGCAACGCCGTGGGGCGCGGTGGTGTGGCTGACGACCGTGGTGTCGATGGCGGTGATCGAGCTGATGTTCCCGGGCATCTACGGCGGCAGCCTGATCGTCGTCGGCGTCGAGGCCTTCATGCTCGCCGCCTATCTCGCGCTGGCCTGGATGGCCGCGCGCGAACGGCCGCCATAG
- the ldtR gene encoding transcriptional regulator LdtR, producing MMKAVATAADTAERVSGQQGSVQSLYLEALTLVERLHRRLLDVIKDEFDRRGRADINSVQALLLYNIGDKELTAGELRTRGYYLGSNVSYNLKKLVELGFLDHQRSRVDRRSVRIRLTPQGQEVRRIVDALYQKHVKTVEQVGGISGEEFSTLNKSLHRLERFWTDQILYRL from the coding sequence ATGATGAAAGCCGTCGCAACTGCGGCAGATACCGCAGAGCGCGTCTCCGGCCAGCAGGGTTCGGTGCAGTCGCTCTATCTGGAAGCTTTGACTCTGGTGGAGCGGCTGCATCGCCGGCTCCTCGACGTGATCAAGGACGAATTCGATCGCCGCGGCCGTGCGGACATCAACTCGGTGCAGGCGCTCCTGCTCTACAACATCGGCGACAAGGAGCTGACCGCGGGCGAGCTGCGCACGCGCGGCTATTATCTCGGCTCCAACGTCTCCTACAATCTGAAGAAGCTCGTCGAGCTCGGCTTCCTCGATCATCAGCGCTCGCGCGTTGATCGCCGCTCGGTGCGCATTCGCCTGACCCCGCAGGGCCAGGAAGTCCGCCGCATCGTCGATGCGCTCTACCAGAAGCACGTCAAGACGGTGGAGCAGGTCGGCGGCATCTCGGGTGAGGAATTCTCGACCCTCAACAAGTCGCTGCACCGCCTCGAGCGGTTCTGGACCGACCAGATCCTCTATCGCCTCTGA
- the glyA gene encoding serine hydroxymethyltransferase — translation MTSAKTASAPDSFFTASLEQADPEIAAAIKGELGRQRHEVELIASENIVSRAVLEAQGSVMTNKYAEGYPGARYYGGCEWVDVAENLAIDRAKKLFGANFANVQPNSGSQMNQAVFLALLQPGDTFMGLDLAAGGHLTHGSPVNMSGKWFKAAHYTVRREDQIIDMDAVAKQAEQVKPKLIVAGGSAYSRAWDFKRFREIADSVGAYLLVDMAHFAGLVAGGVHASPVPYAHITTTTTHKSLRGPRGGLMLWNDETLTKKFNSAIFPGLQGGPLMHVIAAKAVAFGEALRPDFKVYAKNVVENAKALAEAMKGHGFDIVSGGTDNHLMLVDLRPKGLKGNASEKALVRAAITCNKNGIPFDPESPFVTSGIRLGTPAATTRGFGVAEFQQVGGMIAEVLNAIAQSADGKAPLVEAAIKERVKALTDRFPIYQ, via the coding sequence ATGACGTCAGCCAAAACCGCCTCCGCGCCCGATTCGTTTTTCACCGCCTCGCTCGAACAGGCCGACCCGGAAATCGCCGCCGCCATCAAGGGCGAACTCGGCCGGCAGCGCCATGAGGTCGAGCTGATCGCCTCCGAGAACATCGTCAGCCGGGCCGTGCTGGAAGCGCAGGGTTCGGTGATGACCAACAAATATGCGGAAGGTTATCCGGGCGCGCGCTATTACGGCGGTTGTGAGTGGGTCGACGTCGCCGAGAACCTCGCGATCGATCGTGCCAAGAAGCTGTTCGGCGCGAACTTCGCCAACGTGCAGCCGAACTCCGGCAGCCAGATGAACCAGGCGGTGTTTCTGGCCCTGCTGCAGCCCGGCGACACCTTCATGGGTCTCGATCTCGCGGCCGGCGGCCATCTCACCCACGGTTCGCCCGTGAACATGAGCGGCAAGTGGTTCAAGGCCGCGCACTACACCGTGCGCCGCGAGGACCAGATCATCGACATGGATGCGGTCGCCAAGCAGGCCGAGCAGGTCAAGCCGAAGCTGATCGTCGCCGGCGGCTCGGCCTATTCGCGCGCCTGGGATTTCAAGCGCTTCCGCGAGATCGCCGACAGCGTCGGCGCCTATCTCCTGGTCGACATGGCGCACTTCGCCGGCCTCGTTGCCGGTGGCGTGCATGCCTCGCCCGTGCCGTACGCGCACATCACCACGACGACGACGCACAAATCGCTGCGCGGCCCGCGCGGCGGCCTGATGCTGTGGAATGACGAGACGCTGACCAAGAAGTTCAACTCGGCGATCTTCCCGGGCCTGCAGGGCGGCCCCCTGATGCACGTGATCGCGGCGAAGGCGGTCGCTTTCGGCGAGGCGCTGCGTCCGGATTTCAAGGTCTATGCCAAGAACGTCGTCGAGAACGCCAAGGCGCTGGCGGAAGCGATGAAGGGCCACGGCTTCGACATCGTCTCCGGCGGCACCGACAACCATCTGATGCTGGTCGACCTCAGGCCGAAGGGCCTGAAGGGCAACGCCTCGGAGAAGGCGCTGGTTCGCGCCGCCATCACCTGCAACAAGAATGGCATTCCGTTCGACCCCGAGTCGCCGTTCGTCACCTCCGGCATTCGTCTGGGCACGCCGGCCGCGACCACGCGCGGCTTTGGCGTCGCCGAATTCCAGCAGGTCGGCGGCATGATCGCCGAGGTCCTCAACGCGATCGCGCAGTCCGCCGACGGCAAGGCGCCGCTGGTGGAAGCTGCGATCAAGGAACGGGTCAAGGCGCTCACCGATCGGTTCCCGATCTATCAGTAA
- the nrdR gene encoding transcriptional regulator NrdR, which yields MRCPNCNSLDTQVKDSRPTEDSSVIRRRRVCVACNFRFTTFERVQLRELTVIKRNGRRVPFDRDKLMRSVQISLRKRQVEPERVEKMVSTIVRELETGGEAEISSEVIGETVMEHLRTLDDVAYVRFASVYRNFREAKDFADVLGELSGEEEARLAAIRK from the coding sequence ATGCGCTGTCCGAACTGCAACAGTCTCGATACGCAGGTGAAGGACTCGCGTCCGACCGAGGACTCGTCCGTGATCCGCAGGCGGCGCGTATGCGTCGCCTGCAATTTCCGCTTCACCACCTTCGAGCGCGTGCAGCTGCGCGAGCTCACGGTGATCAAGCGCAACGGCCGCCGCGTGCCGTTCGATCGCGACAAGCTGATGCGCTCGGTGCAGATCAGCTTGCGCAAGCGTCAGGTCGAGCCGGAGCGCGTGGAGAAGATGGTCTCCACCATCGTGCGCGAGCTCGAGACCGGGGGCGAGGCCGAGATCTCGTCCGAGGTGATCGGCGAGACCGTGATGGAGCATCTGCGCACGCTCGACGACGTCGCCTATGTGCGCTTCGCCTCGGTCTACCGCAATTTCCGCGAGGCCAAGGATTTCGCCGATGTGCTCGGCGAGCTCTCCGGTGAGGAGGAAGCGCGGCTCGCCGCGATCCGCAAATGA
- the ribD gene encoding bifunctional diaminohydroxyphosphoribosylaminopyrimidine deaminase/5-amino-6-(5-phosphoribosylamino)uracil reductase RibD, translating into MIFRILEDQYAQKAREAKDADLRFMRLALALGRRGQGRTWPNPAVGAVIVKDGVIVGRGWTQPGGRPHGEPEALRRAGEAARGATLYVTLEPCSHFGKSPPCADAVIAAGIKRVVAAIEDPNPEVAGQGHARLRAAGITVDVGLCAAEAAFDHAGHFRRIRDKRPHVILKLAVSPDGKIGAAGGKPVAITGEAARNRVHLLRAQSDAILVGIGTVLADDPLLTCRLPGMAARSPVRVVLDQSLRLPGASRLIGSARETPLWVVGSELAEAAAATRLGATGAQVIRVPAANASGLDLPAVLRALAGKGITRLMVEGGSRVASSFVAAGLVDEIWLFRGAEAVGSDGVDALDALPLSKITQSQAYKVHASETFDKDTLTVYERA; encoded by the coding sequence ATGATCTTCCGTATCCTGGAAGACCAGTACGCGCAGAAGGCCCGCGAGGCCAAGGACGCCGATCTTCGCTTCATGCGGCTGGCGCTGGCGCTGGGCAGGCGCGGGCAGGGGCGCACCTGGCCCAATCCGGCCGTCGGCGCCGTCATCGTCAAGGACGGGGTCATCGTCGGTCGCGGCTGGACGCAACCGGGCGGGCGGCCGCATGGCGAGCCCGAGGCGTTGCGGCGGGCAGGTGAAGCGGCACGCGGTGCCACGCTCTACGTCACGCTGGAGCCGTGCTCGCATTTCGGCAAGTCGCCGCCTTGCGCCGATGCGGTGATCGCGGCCGGCATCAAGCGCGTGGTGGCGGCGATCGAGGATCCCAATCCGGAAGTTGCGGGGCAGGGCCATGCGCGCCTGCGCGCCGCCGGCATTACTGTGGACGTGGGCCTGTGCGCGGCGGAAGCCGCCTTCGACCATGCCGGGCATTTCCGCCGCATCCGCGACAAGCGCCCCCATGTGATCCTGAAGCTTGCGGTGTCGCCCGATGGCAAGATCGGCGCGGCCGGCGGCAAGCCGGTCGCGATCACCGGGGAGGCGGCGCGCAACCGCGTGCATCTGCTCCGTGCGCAGAGCGATGCCATCCTGGTCGGCATCGGAACGGTGCTGGCAGACGATCCGCTTCTCACCTGCCGCCTGCCGGGCATGGCGGCGCGCTCGCCGGTGCGCGTGGTGCTCGATCAGAGCCTGCGGCTTCCCGGCGCGAGCAGACTGATAGGCTCCGCGCGCGAGACGCCGCTCTGGGTGGTGGGGTCTGAGCTCGCGGAAGCCGCCGCGGCGACGCGGCTGGGTGCGACCGGCGCACAAGTGATCCGTGTCCCGGCGGCAAATGCCTCCGGGCTCGATCTGCCGGCGGTGCTGCGGGCGCTGGCCGGGAAGGGCATCACCCGCCTGATGGTCGAGGGCGGCAGCCGGGTGGCGTCCTCGTTCGTCGCGGCCGGTCTGGTCGACGAGATCTGGCTGTTCCGCGGCGCGGAAGCGGTGGGCAGTGACGGCGTCGATGCGCTCGATGCATTGCCCCTGTCGAAAATCACGCAGTCGCAGGCCTACAAGGTTCATGCTAGCGAAACATTCGACAAGGATACTCTCACCGTCTACGAGCGCGCGTAA
- a CDS encoding riboflavin synthase, with amino-acid sequence MFTGIVTDIGEIVSFTPVAQGQLHRLRIACSYDQTTIADGASIASNGVCLTVVASGVAGDKTWYDVDAAAETLALTTAKHWKQGTKLNLERALKIGDELGGHIVAGHADGIATIVSREDLPDMARFELSTTRELARFIATKGSITLDGVSLTVNTVKDVTFSVLIIPHTLTVTTIGGWKAGSEVNIEVDLMARYAARLTEMK; translated from the coding sequence ATGTTCACCGGCATTGTCACCGATATCGGCGAGATCGTCAGCTTCACGCCCGTGGCACAGGGCCAGCTGCACCGGCTGCGTATCGCCTGCAGCTACGATCAGACCACAATCGCCGACGGCGCCTCGATCGCCAGCAACGGCGTCTGCCTGACGGTGGTTGCTTCCGGCGTCGCAGGCGACAAAACCTGGTATGACGTCGATGCGGCGGCGGAAACGCTGGCGCTAACGACGGCGAAGCACTGGAAGCAGGGCACGAAGCTCAACCTCGAGCGTGCGCTCAAGATCGGCGACGAACTTGGCGGCCACATCGTCGCCGGCCACGCCGATGGCATTGCGACCATCGTCAGCCGCGAGGACCTGCCTGACATGGCCCGGTTCGAGCTCTCGACCACGCGGGAGCTGGCGCGGTTCATCGCCACCAAGGGCTCGATCACGCTCGACGGCGTCTCGCTGACGGTCAATACGGTGAAGGACGTGACCTTTTCGGTGCTGATCATCCCGCACACGCTGACGGTGACCACGATCGGTGGCTGGAAGGCGGGCAGTGAGGTCAATATCGAGGTCGATCTGATGGCCCGCTATGCGGCGCGGCTGACGGAAATGAAGTGA
- the ribH gene encoding 6,7-dimethyl-8-ribityllumazine synthase → MADARRAPLKDQTDISGARALIVEARFYDDLQDALLDGAIAELKAAGLSHDVITVPGALEIPAAVAIAIDAAAANGKPYDAVIALGCVIRGDTIHFEIVSQESSRALMDLAVARKLPLGNGILTVNNEDQAWARARASELNKGGDAARAALAMLRIKRRLARA, encoded by the coding sequence ATGGCAGACGCGCGGCGCGCACCCCTGAAGGACCAGACCGACATTTCCGGCGCGCGCGCGCTGATTGTCGAGGCGCGGTTCTATGACGATCTCCAGGACGCACTTCTGGACGGCGCAATTGCCGAGCTGAAGGCGGCCGGCCTGAGCCATGACGTCATCACGGTTCCGGGCGCGCTGGAGATTCCGGCCGCCGTGGCTATCGCGATCGATGCGGCTGCGGCGAACGGCAAGCCTTATGACGCGGTGATCGCGCTCGGCTGCGTGATCCGTGGCGACACCATTCATTTCGAGATCGTCTCGCAGGAATCCTCGCGCGCGCTGATGGACCTCGCGGTTGCGCGCAAGCTTCCGCTCGGCAACGGCATCCTCACCGTCAACAACGAGGACCAGGCCTGGGCGCGGGCGCGCGCCAGCGAGCTCAACAAGGGCGGTGATGCCGCGCGCGCGGCGCTCGCGATGCTGCGCATCAAACGCCGTCTGGCGCGGGCCTAG